The Syntrophorhabdales bacterium genome has a segment encoding these proteins:
- the nuoF gene encoding NADH-quinone oxidoreductase subunit NuoF, whose product MDVNRAHILVCSGAACVSSGCREIRDAVVMKVKEFGLQDEISVIETGCIGSCDLGPLALVYPEGVLYQKLKVEDAEEIVEEHLLKGRIVERLLYKEKATSMTIPSLNAISFFKAQEKIVLRNCGIINPLNIEEYIARDGYGALAKVLTSMTQDQVIDEIVKSGLRGRGGGGFPTGLKWRFTSKAEGDTKFVVCNADEGDPGAFMDRSVLEGDPHSVIEAMAIAGFAVGAHQGYVYVRAEYPLAIERLSWAINQARQFKLLGKNIFETGFDFDLDIRIGAGAFVCGEETALMFSIEGKRGEPRPRPPFPAVRGLFNSPTLLNNVETYANIPAIILKGAEWYASFGTEKSKGTKVFALAGSVNNTGLVEVPMGTPLGELVFNVGGGIKDGKKFKAAQLGGPSGGCIPAQHLNVPIDYESVAQLGAIVGSGGLIVTDEDTCMVDFARFFVDFIQDESCGKCPPCRIGTKRMLEILNRIAHGEGKADDIDKLIELGQRIQDSALCGLGQTAPNPVLSTLRFFKHEYEEHIHDKHCRAGVCSSLFDAPCQNACPTDQNAWGYVSLIAEGRFKDAIAVIKEANPFPAVCGRVCVHPCEGKCRRNQLDESIAICALKRFAADQDMASLDPHRPQAAPSNGMRVAVIGAGPAGLSAAYFLALKGYGVTVFESLPVAGGMLAVGIPEYRLPKKILKSEIAFITDLGVEIRLNSTFGKDVTSEQLFADGYKAILLATGAHAGQKMGIPGEDTEGVIEGVTFLRDLSLKKPIKARGKVAVIGGGNVAIDAARSALRLGASDVSILYRREKEDMPAYIEEVEEAHKEGVHINTLVSPKRIITENGKVTGIECVRSALGKFDSSGRRRPEAIPGSEFVVPADMVIAAIGQKPDLSYLNGDGVRPADNGTLQVDKSLATTRAGIFAAGDTVRGPATVVEAIADGKKSAMAIDRYLGGNGVTESAFRRSLLTLNPTYDMEAYQTERKREEQPQVPLSARYRSFDEVVLAYPIKTAVEEARRCLHCYLREEE is encoded by the coding sequence ATGGATGTGAATCGCGCCCATATATTGGTCTGTTCAGGTGCTGCGTGCGTCTCCTCCGGTTGCCGTGAGATAAGAGACGCCGTGGTGATGAAGGTAAAGGAGTTCGGACTCCAGGACGAGATCAGTGTGATTGAAACAGGCTGCATCGGTTCATGCGATCTCGGGCCTCTGGCACTGGTGTATCCGGAAGGGGTGCTCTACCAGAAGCTCAAAGTCGAGGATGCCGAAGAAATAGTAGAAGAGCATTTGCTCAAGGGCAGGATCGTGGAGCGGCTTCTCTACAAGGAGAAGGCTACATCGATGACAATTCCGTCCTTGAATGCCATCTCTTTCTTCAAGGCCCAGGAGAAGATCGTTCTCAGGAACTGCGGCATCATCAATCCTCTCAACATAGAAGAGTACATCGCCCGTGACGGTTACGGCGCCCTCGCGAAAGTGCTCACCTCTATGACGCAGGATCAGGTGATCGATGAGATAGTAAAATCAGGCCTCAGGGGAAGAGGAGGCGGCGGGTTTCCAACCGGCCTCAAATGGCGCTTCACCAGCAAAGCCGAGGGTGATACGAAGTTTGTGGTCTGCAATGCCGACGAGGGCGACCCGGGCGCGTTTATGGACAGGAGCGTGCTTGAAGGCGACCCCCACAGCGTCATCGAGGCAATGGCGATCGCAGGTTTTGCGGTTGGTGCGCATCAGGGTTACGTGTACGTCAGGGCCGAATATCCGCTGGCCATCGAAAGGTTGAGCTGGGCCATCAATCAGGCCAGACAATTCAAGCTTCTGGGAAAGAACATCTTTGAGACCGGGTTTGATTTCGACCTCGATATTCGTATCGGAGCGGGCGCCTTTGTCTGCGGTGAGGAGACAGCCCTCATGTTCTCCATAGAGGGAAAACGGGGCGAGCCGAGGCCCAGGCCGCCTTTCCCGGCAGTGCGCGGTCTTTTCAATTCCCCCACCCTTCTTAACAACGTGGAAACCTACGCCAATATTCCGGCCATAATACTCAAGGGTGCGGAATGGTATGCGAGCTTCGGAACAGAGAAGAGTAAGGGGACCAAGGTTTTTGCCCTGGCAGGGAGCGTGAACAATACCGGCCTTGTCGAGGTCCCCATGGGCACACCGCTCGGCGAGCTGGTTTTCAACGTCGGCGGAGGAATCAAGGACGGCAAGAAATTCAAGGCAGCTCAGCTGGGCGGTCCTTCCGGCGGCTGTATTCCGGCCCAACATCTGAATGTACCCATCGATTATGAATCGGTTGCGCAGCTGGGCGCTATCGTCGGCTCGGGCGGGTTGATCGTGACCGATGAAGATACCTGCATGGTCGACTTCGCGCGCTTCTTTGTCGACTTCATTCAGGACGAGTCGTGCGGCAAGTGCCCTCCATGCCGGATCGGCACAAAGAGGATGCTCGAGATCCTCAACCGCATTGCCCATGGCGAAGGAAAAGCAGACGATATTGATAAGCTGATCGAGCTGGGGCAGCGGATCCAGGATTCTGCGCTATGCGGTCTTGGCCAGACTGCGCCTAATCCGGTGCTCTCAACACTGCGCTTCTTCAAGCATGAGTACGAGGAACACATCCACGATAAGCATTGTCGCGCAGGTGTCTGCAGTTCTCTATTTGATGCTCCATGCCAGAATGCGTGTCCGACGGATCAGAACGCATGGGGATATGTTTCTTTGATTGCGGAGGGCAGATTCAAAGATGCCATAGCGGTCATCAAGGAAGCCAATCCCTTTCCCGCGGTGTGCGGACGGGTCTGTGTCCATCCCTGCGAAGGCAAGTGCCGCCGGAACCAGCTGGACGAGTCGATCGCAATCTGTGCTCTGAAGCGGTTTGCCGCCGACCAGGATATGGCGTCCCTCGATCCCCACCGGCCCCAGGCAGCACCCTCCAACGGTATGCGCGTGGCGGTGATCGGTGCGGGTCCTGCAGGACTTTCCGCAGCCTATTTCCTCGCCCTTAAGGGCTACGGCGTGACGGTTTTCGAATCACTGCCTGTTGCGGGCGGCATGTTGGCAGTCGGCATACCGGAATACAGGTTACCCAAGAAGATCCTGAAATCAGAGATCGCGTTCATCACGGATCTCGGCGTAGAGATACGGCTCAACAGCACGTTCGGCAAGGATGTCACATCAGAACAACTCTTCGCCGATGGTTATAAAGCAATACTCCTGGCAACCGGCGCACACGCCGGACAAAAAATGGGCATCCCTGGCGAAGATACAGAAGGTGTGATTGAAGGGGTGACGTTCCTGAGAGACCTGAGCCTGAAGAAACCGATCAAGGCCCGCGGAAAGGTCGCGGTAATCGGCGGAGGCAACGTCGCGATCGACGCGGCGCGTTCCGCACTCAGGCTGGGTGCATCAGATGTTTCCATACTCTACCGCCGGGAAAAGGAAGATATGCCCGCATACATCGAGGAGGTCGAAGAGGCACACAAAGAAGGCGTGCACATCAACACACTTGTCTCACCTAAACGTATTATCACTGAGAACGGAAAAGTGACAGGCATCGAATGCGTGCGTTCTGCTCTCGGCAAATTTGACAGCAGTGGAAGGCGCAGACCGGAAGCAATACCCGGCTCTGAATTTGTTGTCCCGGCTGACATGGTCATTGCGGCCATAGGACAGAAGCCGGATCTCTCTTATTTGAATGGCGATGGTGTACGCCCTGCCGACAACGGAACTCTCCAGGTCGATAAATCCCTGGCCACAACCCGCGCCGGTATCTTTGCGGCGGGTGACACTGTCAGAGGACCGGCCACAGTGGTAGAAGCCATTGCCGATGGAAAAAAATCGGCTATGGCCATAGACCGCTACCTGGGTGGCAATGGAGTTACTGAGAGCGCGTTCCGTCGAAGCCTCCTCACACTTAATCCGACCTACGACATGGAGGCGTACCAGACCGAGAGGAAAAGAGAAGAACAGCCCCAGGTTCCCTTATCGGCCCGCTACAGGAGCTTTGACGAGGTGGTGCTTGCGTATCCCATCAAAACGGCGGTAGAGGAAGCACGAAGGTGCCTTCACTGCTATTTGAGAGAAGAGGAGTAG
- a CDS encoding NAD(P)H-dependent oxidoreductase subunit E: MSDQVQQENHQCRCEEVKEEELYPKLAEIIAENRNKPENLIMVLHKAQNLFGYLPKRVQQEVAEGLDLSLSQVHGVIGFYSFFSTSPKGRNSVKVCLGTACYVRGGQRALAKVKQELSVGVGETTEDRRYSLDVVRCIGACGLAPAMLVNDDVYGRVKTTKLMEILQKYE, from the coding sequence ATGTCTGACCAAGTTCAACAAGAGAATCATCAGTGCCGTTGTGAAGAGGTTAAAGAGGAAGAACTCTATCCCAAGCTGGCCGAAATCATAGCGGAGAACAGAAACAAGCCTGAGAACCTTATAATGGTTCTGCACAAGGCGCAGAACTTGTTCGGCTACTTGCCGAAAAGGGTACAGCAGGAGGTTGCCGAAGGCCTTGACCTGTCACTTAGCCAGGTCCATGGTGTTATCGGTTTCTATTCCTTTTTTTCCACTTCACCGAAGGGAAGAAACAGTGTGAAGGTGTGTCTCGGAACAGCGTGCTATGTCCGTGGAGGTCAGCGGGCCTTGGCGAAAGTGAAACAGGAACTCTCTGTGGGTGTAGGTGAAACTACTGAAGACCGGAGATACTCCCTGGATGTGGTCCGCTGTATAGGAGCATGTGGTCTGGCGCCGGCCATGCTGGTCAATGATGACGTGTATGGCCGGGTGAAAACCACCAAACTGATGGAAATCCTCCAAAAGTACGAGTAA
- a CDS encoding NADH-dependent [FeFe] hydrogenase, group A6, with protein MIKATINKVEVEVPEGTTILEAAKKVHFSIPTLCHHPDLTPEGSCGICVVEVKGFPALRRACVTQVEKGWAIETNSARVRKARRELVELILSDHVAECLTCIKNGKCELQDVARDVGIREIGDYGSKRKKPVDTSSTAIVRDPNKCILCGRCLHVCSDIQTVNALTLDKRGFDTSISTTLNLGLGNSACVNCGQCTVFCPVGALYERSHTEEVWKALNNPDLHVVVQEAPAVRAQLGEEFGMEPGSLVSGKLHAGLRRMKFDAVFDTNFSADLTILEEGTEVVNAIKSGRKLPIITSCSPGWIKFMETFYPDLRGHISTAKSPQQMFGTLAKTYYPEIKGLDANKIVSVSVMPCTAKKFESERPEMKSSGYQDVDYVLTTRELARMMKEAGIDLKELPDEPADDPLGEYTGAATIFGATGGVMEAALRSAYFLVTGKELENLDILPVRGMQGVKEAVVPVDALNLKVAVAHGLGNARKLLDKVSAQLKDGGTSEYHFIEIMACPGGCVGGGGQPWGGTMARRARRGEALYAEDKSLPKRRSHENASVKRLYEKYLKEPNSEKAHHLLHTHYVRRSAFDGKPIQE; from the coding sequence ATGATAAAAGCCACGATTAATAAAGTAGAGGTTGAAGTCCCGGAAGGGACAACGATTTTGGAAGCTGCGAAAAAAGTACACTTCTCAATACCGACCCTTTGTCATCACCCTGATCTTACCCCCGAAGGTTCATGCGGTATCTGTGTGGTGGAAGTTAAGGGGTTTCCGGCCTTGCGAAGAGCCTGTGTCACACAGGTGGAAAAAGGCTGGGCCATTGAAACGAATTCGGCACGCGTGAGGAAAGCCCGTAGAGAGCTTGTTGAACTTATCCTTTCCGATCACGTGGCCGAATGTCTCACCTGCATCAAGAATGGAAAGTGCGAACTGCAGGACGTGGCACGCGACGTTGGTATCAGGGAAATTGGAGACTACGGATCAAAACGAAAAAAACCGGTGGACACATCCAGCACAGCCATAGTGAGGGACCCGAACAAGTGCATTCTCTGCGGGCGTTGTCTTCATGTATGTTCGGACATCCAGACGGTAAATGCCCTTACCCTGGACAAGCGGGGCTTTGATACGTCGATCAGCACCACACTCAACCTGGGGCTCGGCAACAGTGCCTGCGTCAACTGCGGTCAATGCACTGTCTTCTGCCCGGTGGGCGCGCTGTATGAGAGAAGCCACACCGAGGAGGTATGGAAAGCGCTCAATAACCCTGACCTGCACGTAGTCGTGCAGGAGGCACCCGCTGTCAGGGCTCAACTGGGCGAGGAGTTTGGAATGGAGCCGGGAAGTCTGGTTTCCGGAAAGCTGCACGCCGGATTGCGGAGAATGAAATTCGACGCGGTGTTCGACACCAATTTCAGCGCCGACCTGACAATATTGGAGGAAGGGACCGAGGTGGTAAACGCCATCAAGAGCGGCAGAAAGCTTCCCATTATTACTTCCTGCAGCCCTGGATGGATAAAATTTATGGAGACCTTTTATCCCGACCTGCGCGGCCACATCTCCACAGCAAAATCACCGCAGCAGATGTTTGGCACGCTTGCAAAGACCTACTATCCTGAAATCAAGGGCTTGGACGCGAATAAGATCGTCTCGGTTTCTGTCATGCCCTGCACTGCAAAGAAGTTCGAGTCGGAAAGGCCCGAGATGAAGTCAAGCGGGTATCAGGACGTAGACTATGTGCTGACGACAAGGGAACTCGCCCGCATGATGAAAGAGGCGGGTATCGACCTGAAGGAGTTACCTGATGAACCCGCGGATGATCCGCTGGGTGAATACACAGGCGCTGCCACGATTTTCGGCGCGACGGGCGGTGTTATGGAAGCAGCCCTGCGCTCCGCCTATTTTCTCGTGACCGGCAAGGAACTGGAGAATCTCGACATCCTTCCCGTTAGAGGAATGCAGGGGGTCAAGGAAGCCGTGGTCCCGGTCGACGCTCTCAATCTCAAGGTCGCCGTAGCGCATGGGCTGGGCAACGCACGCAAACTGCTGGACAAAGTCTCTGCTCAATTGAAGGATGGAGGCACAAGCGAATACCATTTCATCGAAATAATGGCCTGTCCGGGAGGATGCGTCGGCGGTGGAGGTCAACCCTGGGGCGGCACCATGGCACGCCGCGCTCGTCGGGGCGAAGCGCTCTACGCCGAGGATAAATCCCTGCCCAAGAGAAGATCGCACGAGAATGCGTCGGTTAAGCGTCTCTACGAAAAATATCTGAAGGAACCCAACTCAGAAAAGGCTCACCATCTCCTCCATACGCATTATGTGCGGCGCAGCGCGTTCGATGGCAAGCCAATTCAGGAGTAG
- the nuoF gene encoding NADH-quinone oxidoreductase subunit NuoF, translating into MNTVRNHVLIGIDAGALMAGARAVQEEFVQEIRRQGLSGEVAVLETGSLGITGQGVVLVVYPEGLYYANVTKDDVPELVEEHLLKGRLVKRLLLTQAPKRFVVKRDKTGLMKEQPRVVLRNCGVINPENIEEYIAAAGYEGASKALTKMTPDEVITEVKLSGLQGRGGAAFPTAMKWEFARKVPGDEKFIICNADEGEPGTFKDRLILEGDPHKLLEGMIIAGYAVGANQGFVYIRGEYALSIQRIEKAIADARTMGLLGSRIFESPFSFDVKVMKGAGAYVCGEETALIESLEGRRGHPRNKPPYPVVAGLWDKPTVVNNVETLANVADIVRNGADWFRHYGTSKCTGTKVYTILGHVATPGLIETEMGTTLRDIIFEYGGGITKGKKFKGALVGGAAGAFLGPDMLDVQMDFVNLKEYAAALGSGAVLVMNEDTSMLDMLKNVIHFFKHESCGHCVPCRLGTAQMTEIIDRVAEKKSKNGDLDRLLQIAGTMKDTSFCPLGQSLYLPVSSCMKYFRDELAG; encoded by the coding sequence ATGAACACTGTCAGAAACCACGTGCTGATAGGCATTGATGCGGGCGCCCTCATGGCAGGTGCGCGCGCTGTTCAAGAGGAATTCGTCCAGGAGATACGAAGACAGGGGCTCTCGGGTGAAGTAGCTGTCCTGGAGACAGGCTCTCTCGGCATCACCGGACAGGGAGTGGTCCTGGTCGTCTATCCCGAAGGTCTCTATTACGCGAACGTGACAAAGGATGATGTGCCCGAACTGGTCGAAGAACATCTGCTCAAGGGACGGCTTGTTAAGAGGCTTCTGCTGACACAGGCGCCGAAACGCTTTGTCGTCAAACGCGATAAAACAGGCTTGATGAAGGAGCAGCCGAGAGTGGTTCTGCGCAACTGCGGCGTTATTAACCCGGAAAACATCGAGGAATATATTGCTGCGGCAGGTTACGAGGGAGCCTCGAAGGCGCTGACCAAAATGACCCCGGACGAGGTTATTACAGAAGTGAAGCTGTCAGGGCTTCAGGGACGGGGAGGCGCTGCTTTCCCGACCGCCATGAAGTGGGAATTTGCCCGCAAGGTGCCCGGCGACGAAAAATTCATCATCTGTAATGCCGATGAAGGCGAGCCGGGGACTTTCAAAGACAGGCTTATACTTGAAGGAGATCCGCACAAGCTGCTCGAAGGGATGATCATCGCGGGCTACGCAGTGGGAGCAAACCAGGGATTTGTGTACATACGCGGCGAGTACGCCCTTTCCATACAGCGCATCGAGAAGGCCATCGCAGACGCCCGCACGATGGGCCTTCTGGGAAGCAGGATCTTCGAATCTCCTTTCAGCTTTGATGTAAAGGTGATGAAGGGCGCAGGAGCCTATGTCTGCGGCGAAGAAACGGCCTTGATAGAGTCCCTCGAAGGACGAAGAGGTCATCCCAGGAACAAACCGCCCTACCCTGTTGTTGCGGGGCTCTGGGACAAACCGACGGTCGTCAACAACGTCGAAACCCTTGCAAACGTGGCCGATATAGTAAGGAACGGGGCTGACTGGTTCAGGCATTACGGCACGTCAAAGTGTACGGGCACCAAGGTGTACACGATACTCGGACACGTGGCAACGCCGGGCCTCATCGAGACGGAAATGGGAACCACACTGAGAGACATCATTTTCGAATACGGCGGCGGCATCACCAAGGGGAAGAAGTTCAAGGGCGCTCTTGTTGGAGGCGCAGCCGGAGCGTTCCTCGGTCCGGATATGCTCGACGTACAGATGGACTTCGTTAACTTGAAAGAATACGCAGCGGCACTGGGCAGCGGGGCCGTCCTCGTGATGAACGAGGATACATCCATGCTTGACATGCTGAAAAATGTCATCCATTTCTTTAAACACGAATCGTGCGGTCATTGCGTGCCATGCCGGCTGGGAACGGCACAAATGACAGAGATCATAGACCGGGTTGCGGAGAAGAAAAGCAAGAACGGTGATCTGGACCGGCTACTCCAGATCGCAGGAACGATGAAGGACACTTCTTTTTGTCCCCTGGGGCAGTCCCTATACCTTCCTGTGTCGAGCTGCATGAAATACTTCCGCGATGAATTAGCCGGCTGA
- the nuoE gene encoding NADH-quinone oxidoreductase subunit NuoE, producing the protein MYRDTVLKKFTPDLHNILYLLHELQDNNPQHYVAREDIEACAHYLNVPYSYVHGVATFYTMFSLSPRGRNIIRLCDSPPCHLMGSESTLDYLKKRLGVEVGETTSDGAFTLELASCLGVCGVAPAIMINDEMFGKLTPERIDAILEERRGNV; encoded by the coding sequence TTGTACCGAGATACGGTTTTAAAGAAATTTACTCCGGATCTTCATAACATCCTGTATCTGCTTCATGAGCTGCAGGACAATAATCCACAACACTATGTGGCGCGGGAAGACATAGAAGCCTGCGCTCACTATTTGAACGTGCCGTACAGCTACGTACACGGGGTGGCTACGTTCTACACAATGTTCAGTCTCAGTCCCAGAGGGCGCAATATTATCAGGCTGTGCGATTCGCCACCGTGCCATCTCATGGGCTCTGAGTCCACTCTCGATTACCTGAAAAAAAGATTGGGAGTCGAGGTCGGTGAGACCACCTCCGACGGTGCGTTCACACTGGAGCTTGCCAGCTGTCTCGGGGTGTGCGGTGTCGCTCCGGCTATCATGATCAATGACGAGATGTTCGGCAAGCTCACTCCGGAAAGGATAGACGCAATTCTGGAGGAAAGGAGGGGCAACGTATGA
- a CDS encoding ATP-binding protein yields the protein MLEELSDHLMDIAMNSVRAGARNVAISVVADKPRNLLSLAIVDDGKGMDDTMVKSVTDPFFSTKPGKNIGLGIPLLKGVAEMCEGEFMLESSNGKGTEIRASFALDHPDLPPLGKVKETFFLLCVSNPEVRFRFRYCPDQEEFTFDTKEINDSLEGVPINHPEVVEFLKEYLNV from the coding sequence ATGTTGGAAGAACTGAGCGATCATTTGATGGACATAGCCATGAATTCTGTTCGGGCAGGAGCCCGCAACGTGGCCATATCAGTGGTGGCTGACAAGCCTCGAAACCTCTTGTCGCTGGCCATTGTGGATGACGGCAAGGGCATGGACGACACCATGGTGAAAAGCGTGACCGATCCCTTTTTTTCGACCAAGCCGGGAAAGAACATCGGACTGGGCATTCCCCTCCTGAAGGGAGTCGCCGAAATGTGCGAGGGTGAATTCATGCTGGAGAGCAGCAACGGCAAAGGGACGGAGATACGGGCGAGCTTTGCGCTCGATCACCCTGATCTGCCTCCCCTGGGTAAGGTGAAGGAGACATTTTTTCTTCTTTGTGTCAGCAATCCTGAGGTACGTTTCCGCTTTCGCTATTGTCCTGATCAAGAGGAGTTCACGTTCGATACCAAGGAAATCAACGACAGCCTGGAAGGGGTTCCGATCAACCATCCGGAAGTGGTCGAGTTCCTGAAAGAGTACCTGAACGTGTGA
- a CDS encoding PHP domain-containing protein produces the protein MRPFSCDLHIHSTLSPCSALEMSSRAIVEKAKEVGLDIIAITDHNMAENGKYAALLSRESGPVVLFGMELQTMEEVHLLALFEDYETAMALQELVYGLLPAVDNRPDYFGDQVVVDEKDNIVRFEQRLLLNSANISVNDAVSWIKAHGGLVIPSHIDSLTFSLVSQLGYVPDDVQFDALEISDRKKLPSLLPFIKAKNLPIVSFSDAHHLDEIGGKRISLPMKEATFRELADALRNVAETSELLAGYTEG, from the coding sequence GTGAGGCCTTTTTCCTGTGACCTGCATATACATTCCACCCTGTCACCCTGCTCGGCGCTGGAGATGTCTTCCCGGGCTATCGTGGAAAAGGCGAAAGAGGTCGGCTTGGACATTATAGCCATAACGGATCATAACATGGCTGAAAACGGCAAGTATGCTGCGCTTCTGAGCCGGGAGTCGGGCCCCGTGGTTCTCTTCGGCATGGAACTGCAGACGATGGAGGAAGTGCACCTGCTGGCTCTTTTTGAGGATTACGAAACAGCCATGGCGCTCCAGGAACTCGTGTACGGCCTGCTTCCGGCGGTCGACAACAGACCCGACTATTTTGGGGACCAGGTTGTTGTGGACGAGAAAGACAACATCGTGCGGTTCGAGCAGAGGCTTCTTCTCAATTCCGCAAACATATCAGTCAACGATGCAGTATCCTGGATCAAGGCCCACGGGGGGCTGGTGATTCCTTCGCATATAGATAGTTTAACGTTCAGCCTTGTAAGCCAGCTGGGCTACGTTCCGGATGATGTGCAGTTCGACGCGCTGGAAATCTCTGACCGAAAAAAACTCCCGAGCCTTCTTCCCTTCATTAAAGCGAAGAATCTGCCTATTGTCAGTTTCTCCGATGCGCATCACCTGGACGAGATTGGTGGTAAGCGGATCTCTCTACCTATGAAGGAAGCGACTTTCAGAGAACTGGCCGACGCGCTCCGGAATGTTGCTGAAACCTCAGAATTGCTGGCCGGATACACAGAGGGTTAA
- a CDS encoding [Fe-Fe] hydrogenase large subunit C-terminal domain-containing protein: MATYFHSVKLDTDKCQGCTNCIKRCPVEAIRVHQGKARIIEERCIDCGECIRCCPNHAKVAVTDTLDMLPGFEYRIVLPAPSFFGQFGPKAEIEKILEAFLNIGFDQVYEVALAAEVVGHMVGRYLATKTYKRPLISSACPGVIRLLQMRFPDLLEHVAPIMSPMEVAARLAKKDAMKATGLPYEKIGTFFISPCPAKVTEVRQPLNIRRSAVDGVIGASFIYKDLVKAVSEVKGNRTGLQKATSRGIAWGYLTGESRAIGSPSTLSTGGIQNAISVFEEIERGGLQDLDFVEVQACSGGCVAGPLNIQNIFAARINIKNLVNKAKTKETFYNEEQLQAFYEATEFWATETVLPRPILSLDEDVSKALEKMERLDELTNGLPGLDCGACGAPNCRALAEDIIRGMAFDTDCIVKLRERVKTLAGEILDLARKLPHAMADTSSKDSKGRPMIPLEAGRKNDPS; the protein is encoded by the coding sequence ATGGCTACTTACTTCCATTCTGTAAAGCTCGACACCGACAAGTGCCAGGGGTGCACCAACTGCATCAAGCGTTGTCCCGTTGAGGCGATACGGGTCCATCAAGGCAAGGCAAGGATCATTGAGGAACGCTGCATAGATTGCGGAGAGTGCATCCGGTGCTGCCCAAATCACGCGAAGGTAGCCGTCACCGACACTCTCGACATGCTTCCCGGTTTCGAGTACAGGATCGTTCTTCCGGCACCATCCTTCTTCGGCCAGTTCGGGCCCAAAGCCGAGATCGAGAAAATATTGGAAGCCTTTCTCAACATCGGTTTCGACCAGGTATACGAAGTGGCGCTGGCAGCCGAAGTGGTAGGCCACATGGTTGGCAGGTATCTGGCCACCAAAACTTACAAGAGACCCTTGATCTCTTCAGCCTGCCCGGGCGTCATCCGCCTGCTGCAGATGAGATTCCCCGACCTCCTGGAACACGTGGCGCCCATAATGAGTCCAATGGAAGTGGCTGCCCGCCTCGCGAAAAAGGATGCGATGAAAGCCACCGGTCTCCCGTACGAGAAGATCGGCACCTTCTTCATCTCACCCTGTCCTGCAAAAGTCACGGAAGTAAGACAGCCCCTGAACATCAGGCGCTCTGCCGTGGACGGGGTCATCGGAGCCTCTTTCATTTACAAGGACCTCGTCAAGGCAGTCAGCGAGGTCAAAGGAAACAGGACTGGCTTGCAGAAGGCCACCAGCCGGGGCATTGCGTGGGGCTATCTTACAGGAGAGTCACGAGCGATCGGTTCTCCTTCCACGCTCTCCACTGGCGGAATCCAGAATGCGATAAGCGTCTTCGAAGAGATAGAGCGCGGTGGATTGCAGGATCTCGATTTTGTGGAAGTGCAGGCCTGTTCGGGAGGATGCGTGGCAGGCCCGCTCAACATTCAGAATATCTTCGCTGCGAGGATCAATATTAAGAATTTGGTCAATAAAGCAAAAACGAAAGAAACATTTTACAACGAAGAACAACTGCAAGCATTTTACGAAGCCACCGAATTCTGGGCCACTGAAACTGTCCTGCCGCGGCCCATCCTGAGTCTTGATGAGGATGTGTCGAAGGCCCTTGAGAAGATGGAGCGCCTTGATGAACTGACCAACGGTCTTCCCGGACTCGATTGTGGCGCGTGCGGAGCACCCAACTGCCGGGCTCTGGCCGAGGACATTATCAGAGGGATGGCTTTCGACACGGATTGTATAGTCAAACTGAGGGAGCGCGTAAAAACGCTTGCAGGGGAGATACTCGATCTGGCAAGAAAACTGCCGCACGCGATGGCCGACACTTCGTCAAAAGACAGTAAGGGTAGGCCAATGATACCTTTGGAAGCAGGGAGGAAGAATGACCCTTCGTGA
- a CDS encoding ATP-binding protein, which produces MTASPTAGPRLVMEFIIPEKDFLLAGEAASKTKKALQQLGLREDVVKNAAIIVYEAAMNVVIHGHSGKLKIVIIPEEVSIISEDKGAGIPDIELAMQEGYSTAPLEVREMGFGAGMGLPNIKMCSDHLTIKSEPGVGTLLEATISLRASPTLVEKRE; this is translated from the coding sequence GTGACCGCATCACCCACAGCCGGCCCACGCCTTGTAATGGAGTTCATCATACCGGAAAAAGACTTTCTGCTAGCAGGCGAAGCGGCTTCGAAGACAAAGAAGGCCCTGCAGCAACTGGGCCTCAGGGAAGACGTGGTAAAGAACGCGGCCATTATTGTCTACGAAGCGGCCATGAATGTAGTGATACACGGCCATTCTGGAAAGCTCAAGATCGTCATCATTCCTGAAGAGGTTTCTATAATTTCGGAGGACAAGGGAGCAGGCATTCCCGATATAGAGCTTGCGATGCAGGAAGGCTATTCCACCGCCCCTCTCGAAGTGAGGGAAATGGGTTTCGGGGCTGGAATGGGATTGCCGAACATAAAAATGTGCTCTGATCACCTCACCATAAAGTCTGAGCCGGGCGTCGGGACCCTGCTCGAAGCAACAATCTCTCTGAGAGCGAGCCCAACACTTGTAGAGAAGAGAGAGTGA